ACCCACCCCAAAAGAGGTCGCGCGCATCGGTAATTCTTCCCTTTTCGTTTACAGCGGGGCCGGATTCGAAAGCTGGGCGGAGCCGCTCCGCGCATCTTTGCCTCAGAACGTCGAGGTTCTGGACATGAGTAAACACGTGAAACTGATCCGAAGCGAAGAGACCCATGCCGCCCATCATGAAGAGTCACACGAAGACGAACACGATCGCGGGGCTTATGATCCCCATTACTGGCTCGACATCGACAACATGATTCTTATGACCCGAAAACTGGAAGCGGAGTTTTCGAAACTTTCCCCCGCAAATGCCGACCTTTTCCATAAAAACGCCGCGGCCTATGTCGCCGAACTGCAAAAACTCAAAAGCGAGTACGCAAACGGCCTGAAAGAGTGCCGCAGCCGACTTCTCGTCTCGAATCACGATGCGTTCGGCTATCTTGCCCGTTCCAACAGCCTCGAAAGCGTATCGGTCATCGGCCTCTCCAGCGACGAACAGCCCAGCGCGAAAAATATCGCCGACATCGTTGCGCTCGTCAAAGAGCACGGGGTCAAGACCGTCTTTTTCGAAGCGCTGATCAACGACAACGTCGCACAGACCATTTCGCGTGAGACGGGAGCACGGGCGGTCAGCCTGCAGCCGTTGGAGAATATCAGCGAAGATGAGTTAAAATCCCGTGAAACTTACCTCTCGGTCATGCGCCAAAATCTGCACAAATTGAGAGAAGCGATGGAGTGTCGTTGAAATTTTCCCCTCCCTTATTCGAGGTCGAAAACCTTTGTTTCGAACGGCAGGGCCTCTTGGTCCTGAACAAGCTCTCGTTCGCGGTTCTGCCGGGGGAATATTGCGCCATTATCGGCCCGAACGGAGGGGGAAAAACGACCCTGGTACGTCTTCTCCTCGGGCTTGAGAAGCCGACTTCCGGCACCATTCGCCTCTTCGGCACCGAACAAAAGCGATTCAAAGCGTGGAGCCGTATCGGCTATGTGCCGCAGCGTTCGGCCCTGATCGACGGCACTTTTCCGGCAACCGTGCGGGAAGTCGTCGGAATGGGGCGTTACGCCCAGCGGGGGATTTTCGGTTTCGAATCGGTCGAAGACAAGCGGGCGATCGAAGAAGCGATGGAGCTGATGGGGGTTGGTGATCTGCAAGATCGCCTGATCGGCAACCTCTCCGGGGGGCAGCGTCAGCGGGTCATGATCGCCCGGGCGCTTGCGTCGAATCCCGAAGTGCTGATCGTCGATGAGCCCAACACGGGCGTCGATGTCGAATCGCAGCACCGTTTTTACGAACTGCTGCGCCAGCTGAACCGTACGAAAAAAGTGAGTATCCTGTTCATCACGCACGATGTCGGCGTAATCGCCGAAGACATAACGAAACTGTTGTTCGTGAACCAGACCCTGCTGATGGCGCAGAACCCCGCGGAGATGTTGCGCTGCGATGAAATCAGCCGTCTCTACGGAACGCCGGCTCATCTGGTCTGCCACAACCACTAGGGGGGACAATGCTCGAAATGTTCGATTATCCGTTTATGCAGCGTGCGTTGATCGCGGGGACGATCATCGCCCTGCTCGCATCGCTGAGCGGATCGTTCATCGTTTTGCGCCGTTATTCGCTCCTCAGCGAGACCTTGGCGCATGTCTCCCTTGTCGGGGTAGCGGTGGGAATCCTTTTGGGGACGGCGCCCTTATGGATGGCGGTGGCGGCGGCGCTGGCCGCTTCGTGGATGATCGAATACCTCCGAAGCGCCCACGGCCTTTATTCCGACTCAATCCTTTCCATCTTCCTGTCGGGTTCACTGGCCCTTTCCGTCGTCATCATTTCGCTCGCGGGATCGTTCAATGCGTCGCTGTTCAGTTACCTGTTCGGTTCGATTCTCTCGGTAAGCAACCAGGATTTATGGATTATGGGGGGATTCGGAGCCGTCGGGGCCGCGTTGTTGCTCGTTTTTTTCAAGGAACTCTATTTTATTGCGTTTGACGAAGAGGTCGCCCGCGCCAGCGGAATCCGTGTCGCTTTGCTGAATTTCATGCTGGTGAGCGTGATCGCGATCATTATCGCCCTCTCCATCCGGGTGGTGGGGACGTTGCTGATCGGTGCGCTGATGGTGATTCCTCCCGTAGCGGCGATCCGTTTCGGAATGGGATTTTACCCCACGACGCTGCTGTCGCTTGTGATCGCCCTCGTGTCGGTCGTCGTTGGGCTGGGGGCATCGTACCTCTACTCCCTCCCCAGCGGCGCGGCGATTGTTCTGTGTCTGCTGGCGTTTTTCGTCGCCGCGCTGGCGATCAACCGCCGATGAGGGTGCGCGAGGAGTTCTCCCGGTTCGCCGCGGAATACGGGAAATACAACGTGATTCAGGCCGAAGCGGCGCGAAAGCTTTTGGCCGATACTTCCGGTATCCCGCGGCGCATTCTGGATCTGGGATGCGGGAACGGGACCCTTTTTGGAGCGCTCTCTTATGTACCCGAACGGTTCGTCGGCGTCGATTTCTCCGCATCGATGCTTTCGCACCACCCTTTGGCTTCGTGCGTTGAACTAATTTGCGGCGATTTCAACGATGCCGCTTTGTTTGAGCGGCTTTCGACGGAGCGGTTTGATCGGATTTATTCGGCTTCGGCCCTTCAGTGGGCACATGACCTGGACCGCGTATTTGCCTCCATCGTCGCGCTGGAGGCTCCCGTATCGCTGGCGATTTTCACCTCCGGCACTTTTCGGAGTCTTTACGAGACGGCCGGGTTGGAGCCGATCCTCAAATCCGCCGACGAGGTGATGGCCACCGCCCGGTACCGCTTTGACGCACGCTTCGAGATCGTCCGATACGAGATGGAGTTCGAGACGGTGCGGGATATGCTCCGCTACATCAAGCGCAGCGGGGTGAGCGGCGGGCGAAGAGTCCTGGATGTTGCGCAGACCAAAGCGCTGATGCGGGATTATCCGCTGAACTACCTCGAATTCGAAGTGGTGTTTATTACGTCATAAGCATCGGGAATGTGATTTCCGAAAACAGCGGCCTCTCCTCCACCGTTTCATTCATGCATCGTTCCCTTAAGCGTTCCAGCTTTTCGTAGATTTCCCCTTCTTTGATGGGACACAGTGAGAGCATATCCTCCAGCAGGCACCCGAACGCGCGCACTTCGATTCTCTCGAACTCTTTGCGGTGCGGTTCGTAGAAGCTCGCCGCCCCGAAGTCCCCCAGATAGCAGTGATTTTCGTCGTTGATCAGAATATTGTGGGCGTAGAGGTCGCCGTGCATGAGTCCGCGCGCGTGCAGGTGTGCGGCGGCGGAGGCGATCGCACGGGCTACTTCGAGGATGCTTTCGGCGGTGAAGGTGGCTCCCGGTTCGAAGGTATCTCGGGTGCAGGTCTCGAAATCGGGCGGCAGCCCCAGATTGCGGTAAACGCTCGGGATATACTCCAGTACCAGTCCCAGACGCTCGTCCCCTCCGAGCTTCGAGAGGACTTTGATGAGGTGGGGATGTTCCCCGACGCTCATGTAGGCGTTCATCTCATCGTGGGCGTACCCGTCGCTTGTGATGGCGCCTTTGAAGAGTTTCAATGCTACCTCTGCTTCGTGCGGCGTCGAATAGGCTTTGAAAATATCCCCCGACGCGCCGGAGCCCAATTTTTCTTTAACTTCCAGTTCGTCATACCCGATTTCCTGAAATTCGAATCGCGGGTTCGTGCTGCACGGATTTCCCGAAAAAGCCAGCCATGAGAGTTTCGGCAGATTCCACAGCCACGAGGGGATCGTTTCGAGGCGGTTGGCCGAGAGGCGGAGGAGTTCGAGATTGCGACATGAGGCCATCTCATCGGGAAGCTTTTCGAGTCGGTTTCCCGCCAGGGCGCATTTTTGCAGTTGTGCGAGCTTTCCGATCGAGCGGGGGAGATGGGTGAGGCGGTTATCGGTCAGGATCAGCCAGCTGATCCCGTCAGGAAGCACGTCTTCGTCAAATTGTTCGATGAGGTTGCTTTTGAACCCCAGCATATAAAGATTCTCGCACCCCCTGAAGGAGGGGACCGCGCGAAAACGGTTGTTTGAAAAAAAGGCGATTTTCAGGTGGTGCAGACGATGCATGTCGTCGGGGAGGGAGGAGAGGGCGTTATCACTGAGATCGAGGATTTCGAGCGTATCGGCAAGATCGAAAATCTCTTCGGGAAACGTCGTGAGACGGTCGCGCAGATTCAGCCGTCTTA
This genomic stretch from Campylobacterota bacterium harbors:
- a CDS encoding methyltransferase domain-containing protein produces the protein MRVREEFSRFAAEYGKYNVIQAEAARKLLADTSGIPRRILDLGCGNGTLFGALSYVPERFVGVDFSASMLSHHPLASCVELICGDFNDAALFERLSTERFDRIYSASALQWAHDLDRVFASIVALEAPVSLAIFTSGTFRSLYETAGLEPILKSADEVMATARYRFDARFEIVRYEMEFETVRDMLRYIKRSGVSGGRRVLDVAQTKALMRDYPLNYLEFEVVFITS
- a CDS encoding metal ABC transporter ATP-binding protein — its product is MSLKFSPPLFEVENLCFERQGLLVLNKLSFAVLPGEYCAIIGPNGGGKTTLVRLLLGLEKPTSGTIRLFGTEQKRFKAWSRIGYVPQRSALIDGTFPATVREVVGMGRYAQRGIFGFESVEDKRAIEEAMELMGVGDLQDRLIGNLSGGQRQRVMIARALASNPEVLIVDEPNTGVDVESQHRFYELLRQLNRTKKVSILFITHDVGVIAEDITKLLFVNQTLLMAQNPAEMLRCDEISRLYGTPAHLVCHNH
- a CDS encoding zinc ABC transporter substrate-binding protein — its product is MDLKKETVFGAVIAAAVAGVVFFAPSGAPKAESSSSLPSVSVSTFSLYESARAVAGEGLEIRTIIPLGSDAHMFSPTPKEVARIGNSSLFVYSGAGFESWAEPLRASLPQNVEVLDMSKHVKLIRSEETHAAHHEESHEDEHDRGAYDPHYWLDIDNMILMTRKLEAEFSKLSPANADLFHKNAAAYVAELQKLKSEYANGLKECRSRLLVSNHDAFGYLARSNSLESVSVIGLSSDEQPSAKNIADIVALVKEHGVKTVFFEALINDNVAQTISRETGARAVSLQPLENISEDELKSRETYLSVMRQNLHKLREAMECR
- a CDS encoding metal ABC transporter permease, with amino-acid sequence MLEMFDYPFMQRALIAGTIIALLASLSGSFIVLRRYSLLSETLAHVSLVGVAVGILLGTAPLWMAVAAALAASWMIEYLRSAHGLYSDSILSIFLSGSLALSVVIISLAGSFNASLFSYLFGSILSVSNQDLWIMGGFGAVGAALLLVFFKELYFIAFDEEVARASGIRVALLNFMLVSVIAIIIALSIRVVGTLLIGALMVIPPVAAIRFGMGFYPTTLLSLVIALVSVVVGLGASYLYSLPSGAAIVLCLLAFFVAALAINRR
- a CDS encoding leucine-rich repeat-containing protein kinase family protein, encoding MHTLAQLRSGSLKGIRRLNLRDRLTTFPEEIFDLADTLEILDLSDNALSSLPDDMHRLHHLKIAFFSNNRFRAVPSFRGCENLYMLGFKSNLIEQFDEDVLPDGISWLILTDNRLTHLPRSIGKLAQLQKCALAGNRLEKLPDEMASCRNLELLRLSANRLETIPSWLWNLPKLSWLAFSGNPCSTNPRFEFQEIGYDELEVKEKLGSGASGDIFKAYSTPHEAEVALKLFKGAITSDGYAHDEMNAYMSVGEHPHLIKVLSKLGGDERLGLVLEYIPSVYRNLGLPPDFETCTRDTFEPGATFTAESILEVARAIASAAAHLHARGLMHGDLYAHNILINDENHCYLGDFGAASFYEPHRKEFERIEVRAFGCLLEDMLSLCPIKEGEIYEKLERLRERCMNETVEERPLFSEITFPMLMT